One genomic region from Jiangella sp. DSM 45060 encodes:
- a CDS encoding tRNA adenosine deaminase-associated protein, producing MSDTEGVVDFVVVAYREAGHWLVETAPRELGNDLGKLVGLLRERPGDNGSLAFVSVDEDFFYAARLIGDDLRLLLSDVTAATDWPMARDVVERLGLPFPDDDDPAQPAGDLTIFADLGVDPMSLAAICDDLDTYPDELLLRIATRAGFGAQLDDALP from the coding sequence GTGTCCGACACTGAGGGCGTTGTCGACTTCGTGGTCGTGGCGTACCGCGAGGCCGGGCACTGGCTGGTCGAGACCGCGCCGCGAGAGCTCGGGAACGACCTCGGCAAGCTGGTCGGCCTGCTGCGCGAGCGGCCGGGCGACAACGGGTCGCTGGCGTTCGTCTCCGTCGACGAGGACTTCTTCTACGCGGCCCGGCTGATCGGCGACGACCTGCGGCTGCTGCTGTCCGACGTCACCGCCGCGACCGACTGGCCGATGGCCCGCGACGTCGTCGAGCGGCTCGGGCTGCCGTTCCCGGACGACGACGACCCGGCGCAACCGGCCGGTGACCTGACGATCTTCGCCGACCTCGGCGTCGACCCGATGTCGCTGGCCGCGATCTGTGACGACCTCGACACCTACCCCGACGAGCTGCTGCTGCGCATCGCCACCCGCGCCGGCTTCGGCGCGCAGCTGGAC